The Parambassis ranga chromosome 13, fParRan2.1, whole genome shotgun sequence genome contains the following window.
TAGTTTACTGCAGAAAGATAGATGTCTTAGGGAAGCATCTCAGACTTACAGGTGGAAGCAGCTTCCATCAGTAGGTTTACTACaaagcgtgcacacacacaatacagtaAGCCTCTGTGATGTGTAAACTTGTCTAATGACTACTAAACAGCACGGTATTGTGTGCACCTAGAaatgagtggaaaaaaacacaatatcaCAAAATTAACTagatttttgttattttgcttTCATTACAGTGGACAGGAGAGAGCAACACAAAGCAATAAAAGGGCAAGAGTGTAGATGACACGCAGCAGGCTTCAGTGTGATCATACTTGCGGTTGCGTTCCTTAACAACCATGCGGGTCATGCTCTGGATGCACTGGGCTCTGTAGTTCTCGTAGTGGGTCTCCCGGGTCACGTCCTTCAggtcttgcatgtgtgtgcgaaCAAGCATGTTTCTCAGCTTCACAAAATCACAGTGTGCCGAGTTCTCCACTGCAAATCACAGCATGAGGATCAGCTATAGATTCAGATTCCTCATATAATGAATCATCAGCACCATGCAGGCAGTGATGAACACAAACCAGAGGACAAGGGTTTTTTAATGTTATGTTTAAAGGTGCCTACCTTCTACAATGCCCCACGGGTAGAGTCGGCCTCGCACCCGCTTCCCTTTGGCCTCGACCACTGTGTTGCTGCCAATTACTGCAAAGGGAATGCTTTCCTAGGAAGAAACAGGACCATAAAATTATGCAGGAGCAGAACAAATGGACCAGATCAGTGCTGAGTGCTTCAGTGTGCAGATGTTGGTTAGAGGTTAATTTGCCTCGTCAGTGTTTTTTGTCTTCTGTATTTTTCCTTATCCCTGTCTAATCCTGCCAGAGCTAAAGTTCCTGGTTTTAATCCAGATTTTCTTGgctttcatttctttcattcttcCACAGTTTCAGTAATTAATGCACTCCTCttatcagacacacactgactgctgctggcCTACGATGTGAAAAGAATGGACAAAGGTTCTCTCATCGTGACTGTGAGATCTGCATTGACTGACttaatatatcaatatatatataatatagttGGACTATTCATTACTACACTATATAATTTGATTTAAAATGAGGTGTGTCATCTCATTTAAACATCCTGCAAACCACAAACAGAGCAGTAGATAATGGGAGCATTTGAAATTTGAAAGCAGCTCTGGAGCTCACCTTTAGCTCCAGGTCTTGCTGCTTGaattcttcatcttcatcagagtCACAGTCAGGGAACTGGTATATCTTGATACCATACTGCTCAATCTCCTCTCTTATCTGCAGGAACAGTCATGTCATGTCCTCTATGTAATTACAGTTTCAGTTACTGGCTGAAACACCTGTTAAGAAATGGTTTACTGATCAGCTTGccttaattttctttttcttcacttcactaggtgtgagtgtgtctgctttgGCCAAGATAGGGACGATGTTGACTTTCTCATGCAGAGCCTTCATGAATTCCACATCCAGAGGCCGAAGActaagagacacaaacacagtcatAAAGCTTAATGACACAATGGTCCCTGTGTAGTCTTTTAACAGCTCATGTGATTTACTACTGAAGAAGGCAACAATAATTAGAAAGtgatatttttgttgttaaataTTGTCAGTGGTCCAAGAGTTGAACTGCatatgcatgtaaacacatctCCTTTAGCGTTAGGCCACCGGCCTTTTACTCCCCCCTcttattttatcatatttacAATGAATCCACACGCCtcatttgtatttgtgtgttagCAGATTGACACTGATTTGATGTCATAAAATAATATCTGTTATCTGGCATGGTTTCTCAGACTTGGTTCTGCATTTTCTTTAATTATGCAGAACAGATGCACCACTAGCACACGAATTTGGTTATTTTGCTGTTAAAACTTCTTTCATATTAATCACCAACTTGGTAGAAAACTGACCCTATTTAATGCGTACCGACTGAAACTGAACAACAGAGGGAGCAGTTTCTCCACTCCGTCACTGGAAGTGCACCACAGCATTACTTGCGTTTTATGGTAGATTAGCTTCTTGATGAGCACAGTGATGTGAAACAGTGCATGTGCACAAATGCACTGAAAAATACAACATCAGCACTCAGCACAAACAATTGATTAGTGTGAAAGCACTGCACCAGATGTAAATCCAACTGAAGGCAGTGGAGAGCTGCTTTAACTCAGGGAAAGAGCTGCTGCATTAACAATTTATGAAGGTGAATGTGCTACAAGTAAATACTGGTACAGTAGAGTTTCTATGGCTTGTGTGCACAGGACAGAGGCTGTGAATTGCACAGGTAAATGATGAGGGAAAGTGGAGGTAATGGTAAATGGCTGATTTTCTGATAATCCCTTACAGAGATTATGCAACAGAGATGTTAACAAGTAATAAAGAGAGTGAGCAGGCTAACTATTCTCTAGAGGAGAACTGCAACTTTGTCATACCCATGACCAAAGGGTGAGATGAAATAGAGGCAGCAGTGAACACGGTTGTCCTGGATGTTCTTGCGGTTGAGTCCACTCTCATCCCTGAAGTACTGCTCAAACTGCTGGTCGATGTAGTCAGCCACTGACTTCCAGCTAGAATGGAAACACACAGGGTGAACTACAACACATGGCTCCCACCACACAGCCAAAGGTGAATTAAAGATGTTTAATACGTACCATTCAGTGTTGTTTACAGCATCCCCAAACCCAGGGGTGTCCACTATGGTGAGCTTCAGTTTGACTCCTTTCTCCTCTATGTCCACTGTGTGTTTGGTGATTTCTACTGTTTGTGTAATTCGCTctgggaaaaacacaaacagccatgACTTACTGTACAAATATCATcaaacaaagcagaaataaataatcaaacaaTGTGGACCTCTCACCTTCAGCATTGAGCAGCTTCCTATCTTTGTACAGATCTGTGAGAAACAGACTGTTGACCAAGGTGGACTTTCCCAGGCCAGACTCACcttcaaacaaaaaacaacaaagagagaaacacagcagggCTTAAGACTTAGCAGTCATTCTCAGTCTTCAAAGTAAAAGGGGGGCTTAAGATCAAATGTCTGCTAATGTGCAAACTCAGATTTACCTGCCACCATAAGTGTAAAGTCGAATCCTTTCTTGACTGACTTACGGTGTACCTGGTTTGGCAGTGTGGCAAAACCCACATATTCCTTATCCTGGTcctgaaaatacacacagagataaaaggAGTGTGTCAGGGAACCACATTCTCTAATGATATATGACGATTCAGGAATCCAAGAGCAGAAAGCAAAATATCACATTCCACCACAAGAAACccagcacaaataaacaaaaaaaaaaaaatcaacatagTACTTCTACACTTAAATACAGTCTGTACAAGCCCGGTCATGTCAGGATACCAACCACACACATATAGGTCAATTTAAAAGCAGAACTAAAGCACACACAGCTTGTTTATCCTCTCTGGGTTTTGTAACCTTGTATTACCTCATTATTGTCGTATGGGTCAAATAGACCCCAGGGGCTCTTTGGCCTGGAGGGACTGGGGGAGGAAGACAGGTCAAACTCCACACTTCTGCTCTGCGGCAAACTGGGTTCTGAACCTATATCTGACTGGGCTCTGCCAGCTGCAGGGGGCCGCAGATAAGACGGGGTGTGGGGGCGGTCTTCACCCTCAGCCTCCCTATCTGCATCATGAGCCTCATGGCCATGATGGTGCATGTGGtcatggtgatggtggtggtggtcgtGCCCTCCATGGTGGTAAGGGTCTTGCATAATGCTCTCCACTTCTGAGTCGTCTGAATGGCTTGAATGCTAAAGGTGCCAATAAGGTGTGAAAAAATACAAGGTAaagatgagaaaagaaaaggtaGTACGTTAAGGGAGGAGGGAAGTACGGAGATCCCAGGGGCAGAAAAAGCACACTTTCAGAACCGGGTTTAATATTTGATGGTGATGGCTTTAAATGTTTGCAGAATTCAAATCAGAAGAACTACAAAAAGCTTCCATATAGGCTGAACATTGAGACACATGTGAATGAGCTTTGAACTATGCAAGAGAAACACGCTACATGTTGTGAGGGAGAACTGGTCGCCTTTCGATTACTATTTAATGTAAATGGATCCTGTTGGTGGTAACAGTAGAAGCAAGTATCTGTTTACATAAGTGGATTGTGAGTTATGTAAAACAGAGAGCGATCTGTAATAAGTTAAGTGTATGCTGTTGTGTATATTACAGACTCCTGTCCTCCCCCAGCAGCTCTCTTCATCTGTCTGCTAGATGAATAATGCAGTGACCCTCAGAGAGCAACATTGCCATTTAAATCAGCTATAGGCCCACACTATGATACTGCACTCACAGTAGATAATAATTGTTTCTACGATAAGGCATGTAAAGCACCACGAAGGAACTGGGGTAAAATGGGGAGTTTTCAAGAGCTTGGAGTTTTTACTGATACCTGTTCAACACCATGGTCGCTGCTGTGATTAGGGGAGTTTGGGCAGGAGTCCTTTTCatctgaagaggaaggaggctcGTGGTCACTGTCCTCCATTGCAACTGGGGCTACAGTGCACTCTGCAATCTCCAACCAGAATAAAGCAGACACGTGGAGAGATTTAAAAGTGGGATCATGtgaggaaaggagggagaagGACCCACAAGGTTCCCCAGGTGCATGAGGTTCAAGAGTCACAAGGAAGAGGTGTGACCATGTTCAGGTGAGACGGATGAAGAcaaggaaaatgaaaaaatatcacAAAAGGTAAAGAATCATGTAAGATGTCATATCATTACTACAAAATTGGTATGATGACAGGACTTCTTGGGTAAGTAGGAATTTTTGAGGACTGCTGTTTAATTTTTCAGTATGATTCTGGGCCACTTTCTGTTATTACTTTCTCTGCTATTGTCCTATTCAATACTTCAAGCACCACCAGACatgcacctgtctgtgtcttattgttcaaaaatgtaaaacaccaAGTCGAACACATACCGGTACTTCCTGGAGAGATTTGCACAAAACATGTACTTGTTTTACGCGAATATCCCCACTGCAAACTACTTCATGTGTGATGCCAatgacttttttattttgaacttgATGTCCTACAAGATTGTCTATGCTATGAAGTTTAGCATGTGTCTCTAACAAATCTTTTGTGGTTTCTACATGGTTAATGTTCTCCACGCAAGGACTACAGTTCCAATTCTGTTGAGTTTTCGAGCCTTAGGGCAGAGGAGACATTGATAGTTTTCCAGTTTAGGAAATCagtgacctgcttccctgtgcTACAACCAAAGCACTGAAATCAATGGTGGATTCTGTGACCTAAATTAAAGAAGAGCTCCATTACAAAGCTTTGACTGCTTACAGCAAAAAACTATAGTGTGCATTTTGCAACTTATTATACTGATTATAGTGTGACATAGACTAAAAGCAGCAACATTTGAAGAGAACTATTGGGATAATTACAACTTCAGCTATTACAAAAACCTAACAAGCACAAAATTACTCCTCAGAAAAGTGGATCACAAAATGACAATCCTCCGTGCAGAGCCttacctcctctctgtcagtcCCTCACCTGTGGTGCCTTTAACCAGTGCGTAAAGcctcttctttttgtttccGTGTAAACTGCTTGTCATATCAGCTCCAGCAGGCAGCAAAGAGAGCAGAACCGAGGCTCCGGCATTTATACACCACTGTCCCAGAGGACATAGTGTCCTTCAGCTCCATCGAGCTGCCCAGCACCCCGGGGAACTGATCAGCAACATTGATGAGCCACACGTCACCCTCCAAACGCTACACACTCCAACCTATTAtactataatatataattataccACACAATATACAATACATTATATTACATCACCTACACACATTCCAACCAAACAGGAATGAGAAAGAACAGTAACACAAAGATAGCGTCTGTATCCACTAAATTATAGGATGAGCCAGCTTGGCTGCCATCATAATCAGCTAAACATAACTACAGGCGATGCTAATGAGCTCCTTAATTAGACTAATACATTAATTAATTATGAACTATTTACATGGCAGTGCACGTCTTCACATACAACATTAAGCATTGAGGAGACATCCTCATTCATAAGGAAATTTATGCAGAAAGTTGCTCCAACATTTTAAGAATTTATCAGGTAActatcacagacacactcagacaccaTATCCACCTTTTTCCTGCGTTTGTAGTAAAGCTGTTTCTTGAAGACTGTCTTTactttgttctttgttgcaTTCCTGAACATGACCTTAGGTTTAGAGCTGGGTCACAGATTTCTCCTCTAAGCCACACTATTAGGTTACACCTTTAAGTCCATCTGATGAAGCAGGTATTATTGTGTGCAGGGAGAGGATTCACTTTCCCCTAAGCACCCTAAAGCAGCTTTGAATTTAAAACTGGAAAAAGCCAGGCCATTAGTCTGCCATTAAATGTTCTTAGTCTTGATATTAATTTATTTGGAGGGAAAAGTTCAATTTTAAAAAGCAAATGTTCTCGTTGAATGACGATTAACCCTAATTAGgaaccaaacacaaacacaaacaatcaaAAGTTCCACAAAGGAAAGACATTTGATCCGTTTTTATTATGTGACTATATTTCACATGGAAACACTTCCACTTGTCCAGATTCTTTAACTTTAATGAGCCATTGAGTTTTTCCAACACTTGATTCCATTGCTGCAATTTGATTCTACTGAATTGCACTTCCTTATACCCTTTATTCCAGCTTTCCACCACAGTCCTACCACAATCCAGGGGACACAAACTATAGACTTCCATAATAAACATGAGCAGATGTACTGTTAAAAATGTTGAGAGCAGCAAAATGTCCTTTGACACAGTATTTCCCACAAGTTAGACTGGTCAACCTAAATATAGCTGGACTTCCAGAGCCAAATAGAAATCTAATGTCAGACTACTGTGTAAAGTAGATAAATCGATATACTTAGGAAACATGTGACTACTGGGGATACAAACATCAGTCACCTCTGGTgaacaatacaaacacaaaaactcaaaatactttttaaaacaaagactTTGACCAGTGATCTGAAAACAACCTTCTACTAAAAAAAACCCCTGTCACATTAATTTCACACAAAGTGTCCCACTGGAACGAGTTTCAGTTGAGACCTGAACCAATTAGAGTTTCCATAATGGGCCGTGGGTTAGTTCATCATGACTAATAAGTAACCTTTATCATCAGTGAAGCCATGCAGAGTTTGACTGAGATAAAAGAGAATAAATAAGCCTCAGACCAGGTGAAACCACAGTGGGGGCGATTTGTGTCCAAGGGACAGCCGAAGAATGTTTGTAACAAATGAGCCTTCATATGAACAGAGTCATGTACATTTGGCCTTAAAGATGTCTGCACATTACATAAAAATGCTATAAAGACTTCCTAAATAACTTACATTTATCCACATTTTCTACACTGCCATATAAATGAGACAATGGAATGGGAACTGGAACATTAAGCTTTGGATAATGACACATCTTACTTTGTCAACAGCTGCAtcaagggcatttcctgaattGCAGAtaaaaatgcacttttggagCCCGTTTCACTCACTCTCATGGAGATGTTGGCCTGGAATGTCCTGTTTGTCATGTGAATGAGTAAAGCAACAATTTGACTAGACAGCTGTTTATTGCACACTGTTCAAAGTAATGAATCCAATaagtttaattacatttaataagCAGGTCAAGAGTCAAGTGGTAGGTTGCTGCACAACTACCGAGATAAATAATACCCTTTGTAGTCTTTCATCATTTATGTTATCAAAAAGGCCACTGTAAGAATAATAACCCTGACTATGTCAGATGTGGGACATATTTAACGATGGAATTAAACCCTTCCTGCAGTCCCTGAGAAACAATTGAAGGACATGAAACCCAGTTGGACATAAACAAGTTGTGTGGTTCACTGTCTTGCTTTGTTACTGTTGGATCGTGGTAGAAGGTTTGGCTGACACAGAGCTGATGGATCATGATGTGTTGAAttaaacacagctctcagggGAATGCCCTCTTCAAATGCTCCCTGTACAACATGGGAAATGCTATCAGGAGCTGccaaaagtaaaaaacaaactataCAGCATGTCGTTATTAACTTTTTATTATGAAAGTTCATTTCTGCGTGGGAGGAAGTGCAGTGGACATAGTTGTTTATAATCCAGCTACAATACTTGTGCTGTCATTATTCAACAAATGGTCTGTCATTTGTGCTTGCAAGTCTGTTGATAATACTTGCTAAAGTGTACAGTTGTGAAATTTGTGAGAGGATGcacaaatgatgatgatgtacaCAGTGTTCTTTTTTggaaaaaagctgaaaaaataaatgtagCTTTTattaaaagacagaaacaactgtgtatttgtattcctctttaaaatgtgaatgttgtgGCATGCACAGGCTGAAGTTTCCCCTTGTGATGAGGCCAGTAGCAGGTGGTGAAGTGAGACATGTGCACTCTGTGTGAATGCTGTGGTTGTTTGGATAGTTATAGCAGTGCTCTGTGTGAAGCTGGCTtagtacacagagagagagagagagagagagagagagaaagagagagggagtgagaaagagacaaaaatagTCCCCCCTCACTACACTCTCCCACAGCTACAGAGAACATACAAAGGAAGATAAAAAGATGCCAGTATCCTGTGTGTGCATCTCTACCCCAAATGTATTCATACCACTACTAGAAAAACCATCAGTCAGAGGGTCACTTACAACACTCTAAATGCAATAAACCATCACGCCTAATCAATACCTTTGTCAATCAATAAGTTTCAACATAGTACAGATGTGCAGCATGAAAGAAGCTGGTTTGCAAAGCAGGTTCTAGTTCTCAGTAGCTGAGAAGATAAGTTGGATTACTTATGAAAAATCAGTCACATGCATTCCATTCATATGGATGAAAGGATGATCACATGTTTACTGTATGTGCCTAGGGAAAACAAGTACAAGCCATTTAATTATGAATTGAAAAGGCAACAAACACATACCTCTGTATCactgtttgcttcagaatttgCTGCCATAATAATCCCTCAGAGCCAGCAGTATTCCTTTAGATTCAAGACACAGCAGAAGGAAGACACAGAAAGCTGTGAAAGGCCTTGGAaagctcctgtgtgtgtcacgTCTTTAATTCCAGGGCACCCCACATTACATAAGCACATCTATTCCCCCTTGCCTCACACTGTTCAGATAGCATCCAATTTCCTTTGACACATCCACTACCGCATACGCTCGGTTTGGAAacatcttatttttttctttgacaggTACACCTTCGATCTCTGCCACTCTGCATTTGGACCATTTTGGGAGCTCCACCCTGCTCCCTTCTCTTGGCCAATGTGCAGCAGATAtgcagatgagtgtgtgtgtcgtcCTGCTCTGAAAAAGGGTCCTATTCTGCAGGGATCAACATCTGCCCTGTTGCCTTGCTACAAGCCTCTTGTGCCCTCATTCCAAAAGCCACACACGGGATTAACAAGAAAATGACCACACATACGcaagtaaaaaaatatttgacaccaaaacaagacacagagatTGAAGTGGAATGACATGCCAAGAACTCAAAGATACATGGCTGAGATCAGGGGAAATAACAGCAGTGGCCACACTGCGTCTTACAATGGCCGTCACATCCAATCCAGACCTCCAGCTGGCAGTGCCAGGGCCAGAGAGGCACAAGAAGAGTTGACTTGTGGCCTACATGCTACAAATAATCTTTTTATCTGATACACGCTTTCTTtgtcctttctctctttctctccctcacacacagacacacttaagTGGGCCAGAGCACAAAGCTTTTCCATTAATCTTGATAAAGCTGTGCTTTGCAGGTCTTATAATACTCTCTGATTCTTAAAGAATTAGGATTTTGTGATTAAGTTACTATGGTGGGTTTTGTGCATAAGTGAATGGGCTCGTAAGTCAAACCTGTACACAACATTTTGAATTCCTATTGTAAAAAGCCAAATGCCAGACAAATAAAGCCCTACATGAAGTGTAACTGGATTAAACATAGTGTGACAGTCCCTGCGACGAACCATAACCTAACACCATGCCAGAAAGAAAGATACGTAGTTTGAAAAGTTGATCTTGTGTTGAGGCTGAGATCTAATCTGCAGCATTTTCAGGGAGAGCAAAAACAGGAGCAGAATTCAGCTGAGAATTCATTTTCTGCCTATGGGAGGAAGAGCTAAATGTAACATGATCCCAATCTTAATAGCTCTTTTTTCAATGTGCCAATTTATACAACAGTAATAACTACCATAAGCAGTAGCCAGAGAGCAGAATAAATAGCATCAGGTCAACAGACATGCCAGTGAGACAAACCACACAGTAGGCAAATCTCATTCTACACACATTTAATGTAACACATGCTCAGGGCTTGCCAGCTTGAGAGACTGAAGAAACAAAATAAGCTAACAGATAGGAGAAGTTACTTCCTGTAAGGAAACATGGTGTCTTTGGAGACGTCTGCAGGTCTCCTTTAATCCTCTGTGGCTGCATCTCATCATGAGGGTGATTATCCTGGACTGTCTGAAAGGGCTGACACTGCCCAAGGGATGGACATCTTTAGATATCTAAgcctgcatgcaaacacacacgtacatgcACAAACCTATATGCTGGcctgcacacaggcacacactgctgtttgtaCTTGCAGTGTCCCAATGTTCACTTATGCAGTATGGGGTCCTTTGGATGTTGGCCAGAGGGACAAGAATgaatttcatgaaaaaaaaacacagcagatgtaaccaacacacacattgtgttagACAGCTCAGACTGGCTAAATTCATcaacaaaaaacatacattttagaGGTTGTATGCATAGAATTTCACTGGCTATttgcagaggatgaagaggggaCAGTGGAGGATGGGCACTGCCACCTGCTGCTTGTGACTAGAAACAGTTTTCCTTTGCTGCAGATGGGCACAGAAACCATTGGGTGTCACACGTAGTAATATATGTGCATGtcaattttgtttttacattagcTTATGTTGTACTTTCTGGTGTCTGTTCCCCTGTAAAATAGTCTGTCTCTATAGTCTATGCAACATAATTtgcatctttgttttcataGATTTAGCTCAGCAACAAAGAGCCAGATGCCAGCATTCTACAAAATGGGCCTGAAGGAACCTGTGTTGTTAAAGACAGACTTAAAATGTGCAGTAAATATGTCGaaacatgacattttaaatatacattttctttaaagCTTTCTGAGAAACTGGATAAAACAGTACAGTAATGTGAAGTGTATGTTGACGCCTTTTGAAGCAGATATCCACCATCTCTGCAGGAACATAAATATTGTTCCACAATAGCAAGGAACGAGGGGACGCTGGATTTGCTGAAGTTACACTTCCTACACTTCCTCCTCTATTCAATTAAGGATCTTTATCTCACTCGAGGAGATTCCTGTTGGAAAGCAGCTAAAGTGTTctctcactttgttttttttcccttaaaaAGGTGGTGGAGTGTAACAAAGGCTCCTGTGGTTGTGGAGGTTAGGGGGTTTCCACATAGCGACTTAAAGGGACATTTTTTTCAGATTAGTGAGGAATTCTATTGTTTGATTAATTTTAATCACAACACACATTGCAATAAAACAGAGTTTTATACAGGTTTAGGAAAAACTTGGCtaccatgttgtgtgtgtgtgttttgtcaccTGTGGATTATCGAGCCACTAACCCACATGGACTCATACCAGCCTGCAGAGAGTGTGATTTCCAGCTGACTAAAATCTGCTGATTCCTTGTGAAAGAGCTACATGAGGGTTGTGTTTGTGACTTTGAGAAGTCTGAACTGCATCATTAGCTTTAGTGCAGATGATATAATATTTGTGGCTATAATAAGAAGGAATTGTTAAAAATACTAAACAGATTTAGCGATAACTACAATCggctacatgcacacaaatactTAAAATTAGCCTTCAAATACAACAAAGGGCCCTTATTTCCTCTAAATTGACCTGAACTGAGTAATTGCACTGCACTCCACTAACTTTGGCATGGACTCAGACATTTAAATGAGTACTGATTATTCTCAGCCATTATTGGAAATAAATACCAGGAACTGACTGCTAGAATGCTGAACATGCTGTTGCTAAATCATGAAGTAGATAAACAAATTGCATTACACAAATCCAATGAAAAGGTGGACTTGTTTGTTAAACACACCTGTAAGACAAAAAGTGacaacagacaaaacaagctTTTAATCTGCTGGGTGCTGAACTCAGTTTGCCCTGGTCAAAGGAAATCAGTGGGTTGTTGTGTGGCCTCACTTCTGTTACAATGAATTCCAGCTGCTCTAGCTCCcacattacacaaacacaaaaccaccTTGTGTGATTTTTGGCTCCTGGTAGGCCTTATCACAATGCTACTGAAGTCTACAGTCGGAGCCATAGATCTGCTGGTACATTGGTATTGTGTCTTGAGTggattcaattaaaaaaaaaaaaattataccaGCGTCTGGACTGGGTTTCCTGTCTTGTCAAAGGTGGCAACgaatggaaacaaacacacagcagctaaaCTATTCTCAGATTCATCACTTTTTCAACAGTAGATTAAGAAACTCCAGGACAAGCAATGTTGGAGGCTGAATATTTACATCATGTGCAATATGGATAAAACAGACTGAGGTCTAAGTTTGCACCACAGGCAAACGTATAATCTGTGGAGTTTAACAGCTTTTAGCATTACTACTAAATTATTTAAGCCCTCAAACACTAAAGTGCCTCTAAAGGTTAGGACTTAAGCTTTCACAGGAGCTCACTGCCATTGTTGcatgtttgtattattttattaatacaGTGCTTGATATACAATTCAGACAATTCATGGTAAGTGAATCACTGTTAAGGAGTGCCTTGTTGCACAGTGGAAATGTGATAATCTATGTAATTCTATGTATACTCTACACAGTCAGAGCTGCTATTTGGGAATACTAAGCTGAGTTCACACTTGCTgattagcaaaaataaaatgacacagCACTGAATGCTTTTTACTGTGTCAATGTCA
Protein-coding sequences here:
- the septin4b gene encoding septin 4b, with translation MENSSSNNRFRSAMFNHDDEDQDKEYVGFATLPNQVHRKSVKKGFDFTLMVAGESGLGKSTLVNSLFLTDLYKDRKLLNAEERITQTVEITKHTVDIEEKGVKLKLTIVDTPGFGDAVNNTECWKSVADYIDQQFEQYFRDESGLNRKNIQDNRVHCCLYFISPFGHGLRPLDVEFMKALHEKVNIVPILAKADTLTPSEVKKKKIKIREEIEQYGIKIYQFPDCDSDEDEEFKQQDLELKESIPFAVIGSNTVVEAKGKRVRGRLYPWGIVEVENSAHCDFVKLRNMLVRTHMQDLKDVTRETHYENYRAQCIQSMTRMVVKERNRNKLTRESGTDFPIPVVPTVTESETEKLIREKDEELRRMQEMLQRIQDHMITQKDGH